The Mobula birostris isolate sMobBir1 chromosome 1, sMobBir1.hap1, whole genome shotgun sequence sequence TTTCTCAGATTTTGCTGTAGGATCTTTCTggatttctgattctaatttcTCCACAAATGCTACTTGACTGAGACTTTTTCCTTTAAATTTTCAGATTGTTTTAAAGTTTCAGATTATAAGCATTTTTGTGACATTAGGTACTATAACATTGGTGAGAATATACCTAAACTCTAGTTATCCTTCCTGAATTGTTTTTGTGATAATGATTAGATTTCAAAAACGGATACATGACTAATCTTTTGGTATTCGACCCAGGAGAGAATTTGAATAGCCAGAGATTGTTTGTTCTGAAGGAAGCATCAAAGGAGACTTTTAAAACAGTATCTGAAAGATTTCCATGACCCCTTCACCTTTTGAAACTAAAGAGATTCAATCTCATTTCTTTTTCCATGTGATTTAACCTCTATTTTGGTAACCTTTCAATATCATCAGTTACTTAAATGACATAATTGGTTCTCCAAGGCAATACATAGATTTAATATCTTTCTCTTTCCAATTATATATTGAATTGTTGTTTTGGTGCCAGATGCAGTGACGTTTCCCAAGACCTGAAAACGTTGTTGTAATGGCAGCACAAATATCAGAAACAGACCAGATAAAACAGGTAATTTTCATCCAATGTTTTCTTGTTACTGAAAGTTAATTGATGTATTTGTGAGTTTCCAATGGAGGCAGTCTGGGAtttaataatttttttctctcttctatgtGCAGTTTAGAGAATTCCTGGGTACATACAACAAACTTACAGAGCACTGTTTTATGGACTGTGTAAAGGATTTTACAACCAGGGATGTGAAAACAGAAGAGGTACATCCTGTATTGATTTATTACTTGAGTGGTTTAAGTTAACCCAATTTAAATTACTTTAGATATTCAGTCGAAATTTTATGAAATCGCTTAAGGTATATCTGCCTTGTTTTGGTTTGAACTTGCACAAATGTGAAGCAATCCAATGATCTCTTCTTGCCAGTCTTGCCAAGATAAACTATTTATTTTAAACATTAAGTCATCCAATTTAAGTGGATCAATTTTGTGggatttttaaaaataccttttcagaggaattaaaatgtcttGTTACCATGAAATTACCAGAGAGATGTTAAAATCTCATTTGTGTATTCAGTTTTGTACTTTGTGAAAGGATGTCTACCATTCTTACCTAATTGATCCATTTTGTGACCAGACCCTGAGTAATTTGATGCCAGCAATTGTCTAAAATACTTTATCAAGCTATTCATTTCATTTGCACCGATTGGCCAACAACACCCACCTTTATGAACAAATTTAAATAAAGCACAAGTTGGACGACATTAAGCGGAGTTTAGATGAACATGTTAATGtggaatataatgaaagaagCTGGAATTGTCTAGTCTGTAACAAAGGCAGTGACTGTCACACGATGAAGAaaaggcatttcaggatgtatattgtatacatttctctgacattaagtgagcCTTTGGAAAACTCCCATACATCTGGGAGGAGGGTCAATAGAATTTTCACAGCACTAGCTGAATGGAAAAAGTGGATCAAATTCAATCTAATACTTTCAGGCATCAGTAAAATATAGAAACATcgtaaacctacagcacaatacaggccctccggcccacaaagctgtgccaaacaagtccttaccttagaaattacttagggttactcatagccttctatttttctaagctccatgtacctatccaggagtctcttaaaagaccctattgtttccgcctccaccaccattgtcggcagcccatttcacacacttgccactctctgtgtaaaaaaacttacccttaacatctcctctgtacctacttccaagcaccttaaaactgtgccatctcgtgcagccctgggaaaaagcctctgactatccacacgatcaatgcctcttatcatcttatacacctctatcaggtcacctctcatcctccgtcactccaaggagaaaaggcaaagttcactcaacctattttcataaagcatgctctccaaaccaggcaacatcggaccagggtccgatatagctgcaacattacctctcggctcctaaactcaatcccacaattgatgaaggccaatgcaccatatgccttcttaaccatagagtcaacctgcacagcagctttgagtatcctatggactcgaaccccaagatccctctgatcctccacactgccaagagtcttgccattaatactagattccgccatcatatttgacctaccagaatgaaccagtttacacttatctaggttgaactccatttgccacttctcagcccagttttgcatcctatcaatgtcctgctgtaacctctgacagccctccacactatccacaacacccccaacctttgtgtcatcagcagatttactcacccatccctccacttcctcatccaggtcatttataaaaatcagaaagagtaggggtcccagaacagatccctgaggcacaccactggtcaccaacctccacacagaatatgacccgtctacaaccgctctttgccttctgtgggcaagccagttctggatccgcaaagcaatgtcctcttggatcccatgccaccttactttctcaataagcc is a genomic window containing:
- the timm9 gene encoding mitochondrial import inner membrane translocase subunit Tim9, which gives rise to MAAQISETDQIKQFREFLGTYNKLTEHCFMDCVKDFTTRDVKTEEVTCSEHCLQKYLKMTQRISMRFQEYHIQQNEALAAKAGLISQPRV